The following proteins come from a genomic window of Gynuella sunshinyii YC6258:
- the folE gene encoding GTP cyclohydrolase I FolE, with amino-acid sequence MIDKLTENYRDIIVQLGENPDREGLLDTPQRAAKAMAFLTEGYNQSLEEIVNGAIFESEMDEMVVVEGIEFYSLCEHHLLPFIGTASIAYIPDGKVLGLSKFARIVDMFARRLQIQENLTRQIAHAISDITQCKGVGVVLEAKHMCMMMRGVQKQNSVMSTSMMLGSFRKSQATRSEFLTLIGQRKP; translated from the coding sequence ATGATCGACAAACTGACCGAAAATTATCGGGATATCATCGTCCAACTGGGTGAAAACCCTGACAGAGAAGGGCTTCTGGATACCCCTCAGCGAGCAGCAAAAGCCATGGCTTTTTTGACTGAAGGGTACAATCAGTCTCTGGAAGAAATTGTGAATGGTGCCATTTTCGAAAGTGAAATGGATGAAATGGTGGTGGTAGAAGGCATTGAGTTCTACTCCTTGTGTGAACACCATCTGCTGCCATTTATCGGAACTGCCAGTATTGCTTACATCCCCGATGGTAAAGTACTGGGACTGAGTAAGTTCGCTCGTATCGTCGACATGTTTGCCCGTCGCCTGCAGATTCAGGAAAACCTGACCAGACAGATTGCTCATGCCATCAGTGATATTACCCAATGCAAAGGCGTTGGCGTGGTACTCGAAGCAAAACATATGTGTATGATGATGCGCGGCGTGCAAAAGCAGAACTCGGTAATGAGTACGTCCATGATGCTGGGTTCTTTCCGTAAGTCACAAGCCACCCGAAGCGAGTTTCTGACTCTGATTGGACAACGTAAGCCATGA
- the folX gene encoding dihydroneopterin triphosphate 2'-epimerase has protein sequence MNTEARIRIKNLRLRTFIGIKDEEIRNKQDIVLNVVILFDATQAICSTDIETTLNYRTITKEIISFVENNHFALLEKLTNDVLEMVMKYSEVKHAEVEIDKPHALRFADSVSVSLSRSR, from the coding sequence ATGAACACCGAAGCAAGGATCAGAATCAAAAATCTGCGTCTGCGAACGTTTATCGGAATTAAAGATGAGGAAATCAGGAACAAGCAGGATATTGTCCTTAATGTCGTCATCCTGTTCGATGCCACCCAGGCCATCTGTTCAACTGACATCGAAACGACTCTGAACTATCGAACCATTACTAAGGAAATCATCAGCTTTGTTGAAAACAATCACTTCGCTCTGCTGGAGAAACTGACCAACGATGTTCTTGAAATGGTCATGAAGTATTCTGAAGTGAAACATGCAGAAGTTGAGATCGATAAACCACATGCACTTAGATTTGCAGATTCAGTTTCGGTTTCCCTGTCGCGGTCACGTTGA
- a CDS encoding carboxypeptidase-like regulatory domain-containing protein — translation MPNLPYRKTLLAISIASAALAISGCNSEDSSDKSSGLSYDSSNTVSSSSGNFINVTAPKGTITGTVMDTRGNFLSGVTVAVAGQSTTTDSNGQYVFTDIPVTQTVELDEENIYSQALSISISAGSNYLSATVTVLPTAQILETTSNDDADDTTSTTTFVDGYLAQAGTAVLPALTVEAPGFLRHSETGSQIAAATIGARVTAVNGIATEQPQNGVFTSYSSNLITAITGTDGEFTLSNLPEDAELKLVVSGYDIDTTMSDSTLDTSNYNDSVDLPSRNLYVTKADTSDTIAPFVTKVTEVVAQSASTGMLNDDVTNTLTIKFSEEIDSNYFDTADNSIVVRNVNDAAYVAVTSAELSGDVLTVTLAENVIAGNTYNILLLKADLLDLAGNAVETGSDIGYDSDTTTATGSEYLKLVMKAYAEANQNATAPDLSQPTTDDSGIDDLELVQAKSPAFADIDDSNPGIQQLNDASDDNTNGSYDTAERLTDLVATLAATAGLSETATVTTNVARVEFTATNASYYTVAVAGANGADKTSSVTFNVLDNATWGTGTEFTADEVNGDIAMVVTGVVPGDVVTITPYDDFGYAGTAKSLELTDNVPPTTILQTAYGTGNADSGRVVSLQYGDGGEQSSLEDAVVGLPYFDLTPRLLGEVNGTGTGDYEDNLARLYEFNATNNLTTNNNEVAAGEYFIEPDTNIYDTIAYSGFVGGYDFGRKVGVAFSEDVALLQDPAFSGAATLSNFTVNNDVIIDDNGSTVNADLVQFEVGDIYAFALAENGTQLDFTDAVQDNSGNVAASAANNGGSIIGSPSVIFRDEIPALVTSAIYNGREFVITFDKAIDLTQVEDLSNAMELNGVVIDLSSEDNYDWDSSTNTLTVKLDAYGQFAIASVFDLKKYNDVTPNLSSSVSGDGIKYRHGKLDFSNITNANGASWAYYNDLGASNEGYFEQPTFAAVNIVEDFEDTTGSTLSAAGNTSISVTYSFTHELDLSNVDYNASSGTIDETDILNNMVTWTTSGTGDITDAAFSENKLSNGGVEYTFTFTLDAAAVAGDTLVVDFSGGSNTSTSNYTGATLTPKTITIN, via the coding sequence ATGCCAAATTTACCATATAGGAAAACACTTCTGGCCATATCCATTGCTTCTGCAGCACTGGCTATATCTGGTTGTAACAGTGAAGATAGTTCAGATAAATCATCTGGTCTCAGCTACGACAGCAGCAACACAGTTTCCAGCTCATCAGGCAATTTCATCAACGTTACTGCTCCTAAAGGGACTATTACCGGGACAGTGATGGATACCAGGGGTAATTTCCTCTCTGGCGTCACAGTTGCAGTTGCCGGTCAATCCACGACCACAGACAGCAACGGTCAATATGTATTCACCGATATCCCCGTTACCCAGACCGTCGAACTGGATGAAGAGAATATTTACAGCCAGGCTCTGAGCATTTCCATTTCTGCCGGCTCTAACTACTTAAGCGCTACAGTTACCGTATTACCGACTGCACAGATTCTTGAAACTACCAGCAATGACGATGCTGATGACACGACCTCTACAACGACGTTCGTAGATGGCTATTTGGCCCAGGCTGGTACTGCAGTTCTGCCAGCACTAACCGTTGAAGCACCCGGTTTCCTACGTCACTCTGAAACTGGCAGCCAGATCGCTGCTGCCACTATTGGTGCCAGAGTTACAGCTGTAAATGGCATCGCAACAGAACAACCGCAAAATGGCGTCTTCACCTCTTACTCTTCCAATCTGATTACGGCCATAACTGGTACTGATGGCGAATTTACTCTGTCAAACCTGCCTGAAGATGCAGAACTTAAACTGGTAGTCAGCGGTTATGACATTGATACCACCATGTCTGACTCAACTCTGGACACCAGCAACTACAACGACTCTGTTGATCTGCCTTCCAGAAACCTCTATGTCACCAAAGCAGACACCTCTGACACGATTGCACCATTCGTCACCAAAGTCACTGAAGTGGTTGCCCAGTCTGCATCAACCGGTATGCTGAATGACGATGTGACCAATACGTTGACCATCAAGTTCAGCGAAGAGATTGACAGTAACTATTTCGATACTGCCGACAACTCCATTGTCGTTCGCAATGTCAACGATGCCGCCTACGTTGCTGTCACCTCCGCTGAGCTTTCCGGCGATGTATTGACCGTAACACTGGCTGAAAATGTTATCGCCGGTAACACTTATAACATCCTGTTGTTGAAAGCTGATCTGCTTGACCTGGCAGGTAATGCTGTTGAAACCGGTAGTGATATTGGCTATGACTCAGACACGACCACTGCTACCGGTTCTGAATACCTCAAACTGGTTATGAAGGCATATGCCGAAGCCAATCAGAATGCCACTGCCCCGGATCTCAGCCAGCCGACAACCGATGACAGCGGTATTGATGATCTGGAACTGGTACAAGCAAAATCTCCAGCATTTGCTGATATCGATGACAGCAATCCAGGTATCCAACAACTGAACGATGCTTCTGATGACAACACCAACGGTAGTTATGATACTGCAGAACGTTTGACCGACCTGGTCGCAACACTGGCCGCTACTGCCGGATTGAGCGAAACAGCCACTGTCACCACTAACGTCGCGCGTGTGGAATTTACCGCCACCAACGCCAGTTACTACACCGTTGCTGTTGCTGGTGCCAACGGAGCTGACAAAACATCTTCTGTCACGTTCAACGTTTTGGATAACGCCACCTGGGGTACCGGAACAGAATTTACCGCTGACGAAGTAAATGGCGATATCGCCATGGTTGTCACTGGTGTGGTACCAGGAGACGTAGTCACCATTACACCATATGACGACTTCGGTTATGCTGGTACAGCAAAATCCCTTGAATTGACAGATAACGTACCACCAACAACCATTCTGCAAACAGCTTATGGTACCGGTAATGCAGACAGCGGCCGGGTAGTCAGCCTGCAATACGGTGATGGTGGTGAGCAGTCTTCTCTGGAAGATGCTGTTGTTGGTCTGCCTTACTTCGATCTGACTCCTCGCCTGCTGGGTGAAGTGAACGGTACCGGTACCGGTGATTATGAAGACAACCTGGCGCGTCTCTATGAGTTCAACGCCACCAACAACCTGACCACCAATAACAACGAAGTTGCTGCTGGTGAATACTTCATCGAACCTGATACCAACATCTATGACACTATCGCTTATTCAGGTTTTGTCGGTGGTTATGATTTTGGACGCAAGGTTGGCGTTGCATTCTCTGAAGATGTCGCATTACTGCAAGACCCGGCATTCTCTGGCGCAGCTACACTGAGCAACTTCACAGTAAACAACGACGTTATCATCGATGACAATGGCAGCACGGTTAATGCAGACCTGGTTCAATTCGAAGTCGGCGATATCTATGCCTTTGCGCTGGCTGAAAACGGTACACAGCTCGACTTCACCGATGCAGTCCAGGACAACAGCGGTAATGTCGCAGCTTCAGCAGCAAATAACGGTGGATCCATTATTGGCAGCCCGTCTGTTATCTTCCGTGATGAAATCCCTGCCCTGGTTACCTCTGCCATTTACAATGGTCGCGAATTTGTCATTACCTTCGACAAAGCCATCGACCTGACTCAGGTAGAAGATCTTTCTAATGCCATGGAGTTGAATGGTGTTGTCATTGACCTGTCTTCTGAAGACAACTACGACTGGGACAGCAGTACAAACACTCTGACAGTTAAACTGGATGCTTATGGACAATTCGCCATCGCTTCTGTTTTCGATCTGAAAAAATACAACGATGTGACTCCAAACCTGAGCTCATCTGTCAGCGGTGACGGCATCAAATACCGTCATGGTAAACTGGACTTCAGCAACATTACCAACGCTAACGGTGCATCATGGGCTTATTACAATGATCTGGGTGCCAGCAACGAAGGTTATTTCGAACAACCAACCTTTGCCGCAGTCAACATTGTAGAAGACTTTGAAGATACGACTGGATCAACTCTGTCAGCTGCTGGAAATACCAGCATCAGCGTAACCTATTCGTTTACACACGAACTGGATCTGTCAAACGTTGACTACAATGCCAGCTCTGGAACCATTGATGAAACAGATATCCTGAACAACATGGTTACCTGGACAACATCTGGTACTGGAGACATCACTGATGCAGCATTCTCTGAGAACAAACTGAGCAATGGTGGCGTTGAATACACCTTCACTTTCACTCTGGATGCAGCAGCTGTTGCTGGTGATACGTTAGTGGTTGATTTCTCTGGTGGCAGCAACACCAGCACCAGTAACTATACCGGTGCAACTCTGACACCCAAAACCATCACTATCAACTAA
- a CDS encoding GNAT family N-acetyltransferase, with protein sequence MAQLKLSGFQLKPRKISLPRVQLFRKGKVIQLRFLQKLIEPQPNDVIAGEIGAFPCLGKTRDGKQIYLCQFSSQTALLKELGRLREVAFRAVGEGSGKSYDIDQFDFYYEHLILWDERQQEIVGAYRLGNVQKLLKRSEYSRLYTETLFQFNPSFDEVLSSGLELGRSFVQPKYWGNRSLDYLWYGIGAYLKYNPDIRYLFGPVSISGQLPGRAKALIVSFYASHFDNGQNWVSPKNAYKIPKKYHEICHFGADYREEFKQLQERLKRLRLTVPTLYKQYAEVAEVGGVTFCAFNIDVDFGYCLDGFVVVDLTALKENKRKRYLGE encoded by the coding sequence ATGGCTCAACTAAAACTCAGTGGATTTCAGCTAAAACCCCGGAAAATATCTCTTCCCAGAGTTCAGCTTTTCCGTAAAGGAAAAGTTATCCAGCTCAGATTTCTACAAAAACTTATTGAACCTCAGCCCAATGACGTAATTGCAGGTGAAATTGGTGCGTTTCCGTGTTTGGGAAAAACGCGTGATGGGAAACAGATTTATCTCTGCCAGTTCTCTTCGCAAACCGCATTACTAAAAGAACTGGGGCGTTTGCGGGAAGTTGCTTTTCGTGCGGTTGGAGAGGGCTCAGGCAAGTCCTACGATATCGATCAGTTTGATTTTTATTATGAACATCTCATTTTGTGGGATGAGCGACAGCAGGAAATCGTCGGGGCATACCGGCTGGGTAATGTACAAAAGTTGCTTAAGCGATCAGAGTACAGCCGCCTTTACACTGAGACTTTATTTCAATTCAATCCATCCTTTGACGAGGTTTTGTCTTCAGGCCTGGAACTGGGACGCAGTTTTGTTCAGCCAAAATACTGGGGTAATCGCAGCCTGGATTATTTATGGTATGGCATTGGTGCGTACCTTAAATATAATCCTGACATTCGCTATTTGTTTGGTCCGGTATCCATCAGCGGACAATTGCCAGGAAGAGCAAAAGCGCTGATTGTTTCATTTTATGCCAGCCACTTTGATAATGGTCAAAATTGGGTATCCCCAAAAAATGCTTATAAGATCCCCAAAAAATACCACGAAATATGTCACTTTGGTGCAGATTATCGTGAGGAGTTCAAGCAGCTTCAGGAGCGTTTGAAACGTCTGAGATTAACCGTACCCACGCTCTATAAACAATACGCAGAAGTTGCAGAGGTTGGTGGTGTTACTTTCTGTGCGTTTAATATAGATGTTGATTTTGGATATTGTCTGGACGGTTTTGTAGTAGTGGATTTGACCGCTCTAAAAGAGAATAAACGCAAGCGCTATTTGGGAGAATAA
- a CDS encoding class I SAM-dependent methyltransferase has product MHATNHLLDRHRDQISDNIWYLAIPKGAGPLPNLPFKFASSDNAAVVHQHPDGTIQAGLTAPEEAVEHIILFFPKSKSEADILSRLALSKLTPGGKLWLTGENKGGIKTVPKYFSAMGLTARKIDAARHCSLFEVINDTTTPETAPDIPVSRVQTAGGLTICSFPGVFGHTKLDQGSLLLLENLPRLSGKVLDFGCGSGLISATLLQRHPNINMHASDISYNALQATALTLKTNDLPSATLWHSDGFNQLDQRFNHIVSNPPFHEGTKTEYSVTETFIRQAKTRLASGGSLTIVANGFLKYEPVFEQAFGHCNTLAQAKGFKILQAFNR; this is encoded by the coding sequence TTGCACGCAACCAACCATTTACTCGACCGACACCGCGATCAGATTTCTGACAACATTTGGTATCTCGCCATTCCCAAAGGCGCAGGTCCATTGCCGAATCTGCCATTCAAATTTGCCAGCAGCGACAATGCAGCCGTAGTCCATCAGCATCCAGATGGAACGATTCAAGCTGGACTCACTGCTCCGGAGGAGGCCGTCGAACACATCATTTTGTTTTTTCCCAAATCCAAATCGGAGGCCGATATCCTCTCCCGGCTGGCATTATCAAAACTAACGCCCGGAGGCAAACTGTGGCTGACCGGCGAAAACAAAGGCGGCATAAAAACGGTTCCAAAATATTTCAGTGCCATGGGCCTGACTGCGCGGAAAATCGATGCTGCGCGTCACTGTTCTTTATTTGAAGTGATCAACGATACGACAACACCGGAAACCGCACCTGACATACCGGTCAGCCGCGTCCAAACCGCCGGCGGCCTGACCATCTGCAGCTTTCCTGGTGTATTTGGACATACAAAACTGGATCAAGGCAGCTTGCTGTTGCTGGAAAATCTACCGAGGTTGAGTGGCAAAGTTCTGGACTTTGGCTGCGGTAGCGGCCTGATCAGTGCCACTTTGCTGCAACGTCACCCCAATATCAACATGCATGCCAGTGACATCTCCTATAACGCGCTTCAGGCAACGGCACTGACACTGAAAACCAACGACCTGCCAAGTGCGACATTATGGCATTCGGACGGTTTCAACCAGCTTGATCAACGGTTTAATCACATTGTCTCAAACCCACCGTTCCATGAGGGCACCAAAACCGAGTATTCGGTCACCGAAACGTTTATCAGACAGGCCAAAACACGACTGGCCAGCGGCGGTTCACTCACCATCGTTGCCAATGGCTTTCTGAAATATGAACCCGTGTTCGAGCAGGCTTTCGGTCATTGCAATACGTTGGCTCAGGCCAAAGGTTTTAAAATTCTCCAGGCATTTAACAGATAA
- a CDS encoding LysR family transcriptional regulator: protein MDIKHLKTLRAIRDTGSLVEAAERIYLTQSAVSHQVRELENRLNTAILNRKSRPVSFTPAGQKLLALADEILPRISNTLDEIQQMVGGTAGRLHIAIECHSCFQWLIPSINQYRESWPEVELDFSSGFNFEPLPALQQGLLDLVVTSDPIPLEGVSYEPLFQYESKLAVSIRHPLANQSQVWPEQLVDETLITYPVEKGRLDIYREFLLPAGIKPRATRTAELTVMMIQLVASGRGVCCLPNWALAEYLHKDLIHALGLGDGVWATLYAAVRTEQLSSSYVQDFISSARENCMENLEGIVIQET, encoded by the coding sequence ATGGATATAAAACACCTGAAAACCCTGCGGGCCATACGCGATACCGGTAGTCTGGTAGAAGCAGCTGAACGTATTTATTTGACCCAGTCTGCGGTGTCGCATCAAGTGCGGGAACTCGAAAACAGGCTCAATACAGCCATCCTGAACCGTAAGTCACGCCCGGTCAGCTTTACCCCTGCCGGTCAGAAACTGCTGGCACTGGCAGACGAAATCCTGCCTCGAATCAGCAACACGCTGGACGAAATACAGCAAATGGTAGGAGGAACCGCCGGTCGCCTGCACATTGCCATTGAATGTCACAGCTGTTTTCAATGGCTGATTCCAAGTATCAATCAGTATCGAGAGAGTTGGCCCGAGGTTGAACTGGATTTCTCCAGTGGCTTCAACTTTGAACCACTGCCAGCTCTGCAACAGGGCCTGCTGGATCTGGTGGTCACTTCTGATCCCATTCCACTAGAAGGGGTGAGTTACGAGCCATTATTCCAGTACGAAAGCAAACTGGCGGTTTCCATTCGTCACCCTCTGGCAAATCAATCGCAGGTATGGCCCGAACAACTGGTGGATGAGACTCTGATCACCTATCCCGTGGAAAAAGGGCGTCTGGATATCTATCGCGAGTTTTTACTGCCAGCCGGGATAAAACCCAGAGCCACCCGAACGGCAGAGCTTACCGTCATGATGATCCAGCTGGTTGCCAGCGGACGCGGCGTCTGCTGTCTGCCTAATTGGGCGCTGGCAGAATATCTGCACAAAGACCTGATTCACGCACTGGGCCTGGGAGATGGAGTCTGGGCAACTTTGTATGCTGCCGTGAGAACGGAACAACTGAGCAGCAGTTATGTACAGGACTTTATCAGCAGTGCCCGCGAAAACTGTATGGAAAATCTGGAAGGCATTGTTATCCAGGAAACATGA
- the trxA gene encoding thioredoxin, protein MNEHVTHLTGENIQQILGEESFERPVLVDFWADWCAPCKALMPVLERLAAEYGGQFLLAKLDTEAEPQLAAQFGVRNLPTVALFKDGQGVDAFSGALPESEVRQFLDRHLPKVWDEDVNLAKNLMAEENYLEALPLLKSAYEMSGHEAGIERLLIEVYIRTKRLEEGRALLEAIPFQFQDDDFRRLQGLLDLAEKASETPEIKELQDKLDSDPDNQDLKYELALQYHSDGRIREALEHLYQVLLKNKGFRDGAARTSMVEIIQSLGKGDSLAVEYQRKLFTLLY, encoded by the coding sequence ATGAACGAACATGTAACTCATCTGACGGGTGAAAATATTCAGCAAATTTTAGGGGAAGAATCGTTTGAGCGTCCGGTTCTGGTGGATTTCTGGGCCGACTGGTGCGCTCCCTGCAAGGCTTTGATGCCCGTGCTGGAGCGACTCGCTGCTGAATATGGTGGACAGTTTCTGTTGGCGAAACTGGATACCGAGGCTGAACCACAACTGGCGGCCCAGTTTGGAGTGCGTAATCTTCCAACCGTTGCGTTATTTAAGGATGGACAGGGGGTGGATGCATTTTCCGGAGCATTGCCGGAATCAGAAGTGCGCCAGTTTCTGGATCGCCATTTGCCCAAGGTCTGGGATGAGGACGTCAATCTGGCCAAAAACCTGATGGCAGAAGAGAACTATCTTGAGGCCCTGCCGCTGCTGAAATCTGCCTATGAGATGTCTGGCCATGAAGCAGGTATCGAGCGGCTGTTAATTGAAGTCTATATCCGGACCAAGCGACTGGAAGAGGGAAGAGCACTGCTGGAAGCGATTCCATTTCAGTTTCAGGATGACGATTTTCGTCGTCTTCAGGGGCTTCTGGATCTGGCTGAGAAGGCTAGCGAGACCCCGGAGATCAAAGAGTTACAGGACAAGCTGGACAGTGATCCCGATAATCAGGATCTGAAATACGAGCTGGCTTTACAATATCACTCCGACGGTCGTATCCGCGAAGCGCTGGAACATCTTTATCAGGTGCTGTTGAAAAACAAAGGGTTTCGCGATGGTGCCGCCAGAACCAGTATGGTTGAAATCATTCAGTCGCTTGGGAAAGGGGATTCTCTGGCAGTTGAATATCAACGCAAGCTGTTCACCCTGCTGTACTAG
- a CDS encoding insulinase family protein, translated as MRLSRKFLWSVSTVIVLTLAAGSLAWAKLEKADTNSGIEKPVTDNRDYQWLQLDNGLTILVVSDPNVETAAAVMNVATGSWANPDDRPGLAHFLEHMLFLGTEKYPDADEFSEFISGNGGSQNAMTMAENTIYFFDINADQFQPALDRFAQFFTAPLFNEEYVERERNAVDAEFHTGLLDDNRRYFDALRESVSPNHPASKFTVGSLDTLKPEGLRQDLINFYQQHYSADRMSLVIYGPAPVQQSAQLARELFSLVPQHRTEDTGPTLPYFTDAQLPLQLNVKAIKQTHKLTLSFPVPGPKTDLNTRAPFFISWLLNRDTKGSLSDVLKSRGLIESLGVNFADNRDDPTLFNVNIQLTPLGLKQTDQVINLVFDEIQLIRDQQVKPWLYEEMQKLQDLRFRFQESYQPVSYAMSLSNNLKYYPETQVLSGPYRFGEFNENAIQQWLQYLKPEQMALSLMTPDIKTTRESSYYKTPYSLTKISDERIKRWNDPSIDPDLANPEPNAFIPANLNVLPGTNPTSTLYEFAPDLYVDEPGQTLWFMQSNKFNTPKVDLRARLQNAWFSANVSNQIKTLLYLELVKDSLLDIADEASLAGLGYKLWQEQQGVVIRVYGYNDKLPLFVDNIINELVTLKIRPDRFEALKAELLRKFDNQKKERLLNQLYLQVYDLIDPNFLTSEEIIPELKKLTPKDLEVVREQFNGKTKLLDLIHGNMTESQAINLSNRIAANFKTVATETNADEVIKLNNETSYLNVDSDESDSAIMIYYQGEDSGYRDLAMFMLLNQLLQNQFFTQLRTEKQLGYAVYTRNLNFEKVPGLAFVIQSPETDPGLLQLHIEKFLNEAPQWLQKLSEDEFNKNKQGLISNLTEPDKNLLEAGTRYWHNLHYHNYNFNEQRRIAREMNAITLDGVLKFMEISILNDNAKRLIVYHIGKGHEQDYKQHRVIHAGEKIIRSTEGFQKGKATFSFTDGKL; from the coding sequence ATGCGACTCTCTCGAAAATTTCTCTGGTCTGTCAGCACGGTTATCGTGTTGACTCTCGCCGCAGGCAGTCTGGCCTGGGCAAAACTCGAAAAAGCAGACACAAACTCTGGTATTGAAAAACCCGTCACCGATAATCGGGATTACCAATGGCTACAATTAGATAACGGGCTAACCATTTTGGTTGTCTCCGACCCCAATGTTGAAACAGCCGCTGCGGTTATGAATGTTGCCACAGGATCCTGGGCTAACCCTGACGACCGTCCCGGGCTGGCGCACTTTCTCGAACACATGCTGTTTCTCGGTACAGAAAAGTACCCGGATGCTGACGAATTCAGTGAATTCATCAGCGGCAATGGCGGCAGCCAGAACGCCATGACCATGGCAGAAAACACCATATATTTCTTTGATATCAATGCCGACCAGTTCCAACCGGCACTGGATCGTTTCGCTCAGTTTTTTACCGCACCACTCTTTAATGAAGAGTATGTGGAACGCGAACGTAATGCCGTTGATGCAGAATTTCATACCGGGCTGCTGGATGACAACCGACGTTACTTCGACGCTCTCAGAGAGTCTGTCAGTCCCAATCATCCTGCGAGTAAATTTACTGTCGGAAGCCTGGACACCCTGAAGCCTGAAGGTCTGCGTCAGGATCTGATCAACTTCTATCAGCAGCATTATTCGGCTGATCGCATGTCGCTGGTCATATACGGCCCGGCTCCGGTGCAACAGAGCGCGCAACTGGCCAGGGAATTGTTTTCATTGGTGCCACAACATCGCACCGAAGATACCGGACCAACACTGCCTTATTTCACCGATGCCCAGTTGCCACTGCAGCTCAATGTCAAAGCCATCAAGCAAACGCACAAACTGACTTTATCCTTTCCAGTACCTGGCCCCAAAACCGATTTGAATACCCGGGCTCCATTTTTCATCAGCTGGTTGTTGAATCGAGATACCAAAGGCAGTCTCAGCGATGTACTGAAATCCAGGGGATTGATTGAAAGTCTTGGTGTTAACTTTGCTGACAATCGTGATGATCCGACTCTGTTCAATGTGAATATCCAGCTAACCCCATTGGGATTGAAACAAACTGATCAGGTTATTAATCTGGTATTTGACGAAATACAGTTGATCAGGGACCAACAGGTTAAACCCTGGTTATACGAGGAAATGCAAAAGCTGCAGGATCTTCGTTTCCGCTTCCAGGAAAGTTATCAGCCGGTTTCCTATGCCATGAGCCTGTCCAACAATCTAAAGTATTATCCTGAAACACAGGTGCTCAGTGGTCCGTACCGTTTTGGTGAATTCAACGAAAATGCCATCCAGCAATGGCTGCAATACCTCAAGCCAGAACAAATGGCACTGAGCCTGATGACGCCGGACATAAAAACCACCCGTGAATCATCTTATTACAAGACCCCATATTCTCTGACCAAAATCAGCGATGAGCGCATTAAACGCTGGAATGACCCCAGTATCGATCCCGATCTCGCCAATCCTGAACCAAATGCTTTTATCCCGGCTAACCTCAATGTTCTACCCGGCACCAACCCCACAAGCACATTGTATGAGTTCGCACCGGATCTGTATGTGGACGAACCAGGGCAGACGCTGTGGTTCATGCAGAGCAACAAATTTAACACCCCAAAAGTGGACCTGAGAGCCAGACTGCAAAATGCCTGGTTCAGCGCCAATGTCAGCAACCAGATCAAAACACTGTTATACCTGGAGCTGGTTAAGGATTCATTGCTGGATATCGCCGACGAAGCCTCACTGGCAGGGCTGGGATATAAGTTATGGCAGGAACAACAAGGCGTCGTCATCAGAGTGTATGGCTATAACGACAAGCTACCTTTATTTGTAGATAACATTATCAACGAACTGGTTACACTGAAAATCAGACCAGACCGGTTTGAAGCACTCAAAGCCGAACTGCTCAGAAAATTCGATAATCAGAAAAAAGAACGTCTGCTCAATCAGTTGTATTTGCAGGTATATGACCTGATAGACCCCAATTTTCTGACCAGTGAAGAGATTATTCCGGAACTCAAGAAACTGACTCCGAAAGATCTGGAAGTGGTGCGGGAGCAATTTAACGGCAAAACCAAACTGCTGGACCTGATTCATGGCAACATGACAGAAAGCCAGGCGATAAATCTCAGTAATCGTATCGCCGCTAACTTCAAGACAGTGGCCACCGAAACCAATGCCGACGAAGTTATCAAACTTAATAACGAGACTTCTTATCTGAATGTGGATTCTGATGAATCAGACTCTGCCATCATGATTTACTATCAGGGCGAAGACAGTGGTTATCGTGATCTGGCCATGTTCATGTTGCTCAACCAGTTGTTGCAGAATCAGTTCTTCACTCAATTGAGAACGGAAAAACAATTGGGTTATGCGGTATATACCCGCAACCTGAATTTTGAGAAAGTGCCTGGTCTTGCGTTTGTCATTCAATCTCCGGAAACGGATCCTGGTCTGTTGCAACTACATATTGAAAAATTCCTGAATGAGGCTCCACAATGGTTGCAAAAGCTCTCCGAGGATGAGTTCAACAAAAACAAACAAGGATTAATCAGCAACCTGACCGAACCGGACAAAAACCTGCTGGAAGCCGGCACCCGCTATTGGCATAACCTGCACTACCACAATTATAACTTCAATGAACAACGTCGTATCGCTCGGGAAATGAATGCCATTACGCTGGATGGGGTGTTGAAATTTATGGAAATCAGCATCCTGAATGACAATGCCAAACGACTGATTGTGTACCACATCGGCAAAGGACATGAACAGGACTACAAACAGCACCGGGTCATTCATGCCGGTGAAAAGATCATCAGATCAACGGAAGGTTTCCAGAAAGGTAAGGCGACGTTCAGTTTTACCGATGGCAAGCTGTAA